In one Achromobacter spanius genomic region, the following are encoded:
- a CDS encoding ABC transporter ATP-binding protein — translation MTASTRDVVLSVEGLKTWFHSRDGIAKSVDGVTFDLARGETLAIVGESGSGKSVTSLSIMGLLPKPAGRIEAGKILFRDRQGVQHDLAHASSTTLQKIRGAEIAMIFQEPMTSLNPLYTVGDQIAEAVLQHEGGSYAAAIKRAREMLERVEIPAADRRVNEYPHQMSGGMRQRVMIALALACNPAVLIADEPTTALDVTVQAQILDLLRRLQKEMNMSILFITHNLGVVAEIAHRVAVMYAGRVVEDAGVYDLFEKPTHPYTRGLLSCLPTAALLASGERLRAIPGNVPSVLSLPAGCTFAPRCDMAADDCRAAVPDLVAVQAEHRARCIKVNPI, via the coding sequence ATGACGGCAAGCACCCGAGACGTCGTGCTGTCCGTGGAAGGGCTCAAGACCTGGTTCCACAGCCGCGACGGTATCGCCAAGTCCGTGGACGGCGTCACCTTCGACCTGGCCCGCGGTGAAACGCTGGCCATCGTGGGCGAATCCGGTTCCGGTAAATCCGTGACCAGCCTGTCCATCATGGGCCTGTTGCCCAAGCCGGCGGGCCGCATCGAAGCGGGCAAGATCCTGTTCCGCGACCGCCAGGGCGTGCAGCATGATCTGGCCCATGCGTCGTCCACCACCCTGCAAAAGATACGCGGCGCGGAAATCGCCATGATCTTCCAGGAGCCCATGACCAGCCTGAACCCGCTGTACACGGTGGGCGACCAGATCGCCGAAGCCGTGTTGCAGCACGAAGGCGGATCCTACGCGGCAGCCATCAAGCGCGCCCGCGAAATGCTGGAACGCGTGGAGATTCCCGCCGCCGACCGGCGCGTCAATGAATACCCGCACCAGATGTCGGGCGGCATGCGCCAGCGCGTGATGATTGCACTGGCACTGGCCTGCAACCCGGCGGTGCTGATCGCCGATGAACCCACCACCGCGCTGGACGTCACCGTGCAGGCGCAGATTCTTGACCTGCTGCGCCGGCTGCAAAAAGAGATGAACATGAGCATTCTGTTCATCACGCACAACCTGGGCGTGGTGGCGGAAATCGCGCATCGCGTGGCGGTCATGTACGCCGGGCGCGTGGTGGAAGACGCGGGCGTGTACGACCTGTTCGAAAAGCCCACGCATCCGTATACCCGCGGCCTCTTGTCCTGTCTGCCCACGGCGGCGCTGCTGGCTTCCGGTGAGCGCCTGCGCGCCATCCCGGGCAACGTGCCCAGCGTGCTGTCGCTACCGGCGGGCTGCACGTTCGCGCCGCGCTGCGACATGGCAGCCGACGATTGCCGCGCCGCCGTGCCCGATTTGGTGGCCGTGCAGGCCGAACACCGCGCGCGCTGCATCAAGGTGAACCCGATATGA
- a CDS encoding RidA family protein, whose translation MSNTPTPDNNGITRYGVAGGTGQGGSHMPFARAVAADGWLHVSGQVPMENGEVIEGGIVAQCHKAIQQLLGILKEAGYGPEHVVRCGVWLDDARDFPSFNKVFKEYFGENPPARACVQSSLMVDAKVEVDCVAYKRP comes from the coding sequence ATGAGCAATACCCCCACCCCCGACAACAACGGCATCACCCGCTACGGCGTCGCCGGCGGCACCGGCCAAGGCGGTTCGCATATGCCGTTTGCGCGCGCGGTCGCCGCCGATGGCTGGCTGCACGTGTCAGGCCAGGTGCCGATGGAAAACGGGGAAGTGATTGAAGGCGGCATCGTCGCGCAATGCCACAAGGCGATCCAGCAACTGCTGGGCATCTTGAAGGAAGCCGGCTACGGCCCGGAACACGTGGTCCGTTGCGGCGTCTGGCTGGACGACGCGCGCGATTTCCCGTCGTTCAACAAGGTCTTCAAGGAATACTTCGGCGAAAACCCACCCGCCCGCGCCTGCGTGCAGTCCAGCCTGATGGTGGACGCCAAGGTGGAAGTGGATTGCGTAGCGTACAAGCGGCCGTAA
- a CDS encoding MurR/RpiR family transcriptional regulator translates to MNIIRDIVFQIRSRRDALSVTERKVADAILDDIIWSASATVDQLATKAGVSIATISRFARTVGCDDTRDLKMKLAQASTVGSRFLDPSAPAEESTFYARIYADIESTLRAHLPTFTEQLFEQAASIVDGARMIYVFGMGGASAVLAQEVQSRLVRLGYPIAVYSDAVLLRMVAATLDERDAVLVLSASGLTPEIIGAARIVKQYRARIVAITDATSELAKLADVVLPIRTDETDFIYKPSASRYAMMLAIDLLSTELAMLNQEENRERLRRIKLALDEHRGGPNRLPLGD, encoded by the coding sequence ATGAACATCATCCGCGACATCGTCTTCCAGATACGCAGTCGGCGGGACGCATTGAGCGTGACCGAACGCAAGGTGGCCGACGCCATTCTTGACGACATCATCTGGAGCGCCAGCGCCACCGTGGACCAACTGGCCACCAAGGCCGGCGTCAGCATCGCCACGATTTCCCGCTTTGCGCGCACCGTGGGTTGCGACGACACCCGCGACCTAAAAATGAAATTGGCGCAGGCCAGCACGGTGGGCAGCCGCTTTCTTGACCCCAGCGCGCCGGCCGAGGAAAGCACCTTCTACGCGCGCATCTACGCCGACATCGAAAGCACGCTGCGCGCGCATCTGCCCACGTTTACCGAGCAGCTTTTCGAACAGGCGGCCTCCATCGTGGATGGCGCACGGATGATCTACGTGTTCGGCATGGGCGGCGCGTCCGCCGTGCTGGCGCAGGAAGTGCAATCGCGGCTGGTGCGGCTGGGCTACCCCATCGCGGTGTACAGCGACGCCGTGCTGCTGCGCATGGTGGCCGCCACGCTGGACGAGCGCGACGCCGTGCTGGTGTTGTCGGCATCGGGCCTGACGCCGGAAATCATCGGGGCGGCGCGCATCGTGAAGCAGTACCGCGCCCGCATCGTCGCCATTACCGACGCCACGTCCGAGCTGGCCAAGCTGGCCGACGTGGTGCTGCCCATCCGCACGGACGAAACCGACTTCATCTACAAACCCTCGGCATCGCGCTACGCGATGATGCTGGCCATTGACCTGCTATCGACCGAACTGGCCATGCTGAACCAAGAGGAAAACCGCGAACGGCTGCGCCGCATCAAGCTGGCGCTGGACGAGCATCGCGGCGGTCCCAACCGTTTACCGCTGGGCGATTGA
- a CDS encoding ABC transporter ATP-binding protein: MTSPQATVRAEDPLVRIEDLKVHFPTSQARHAPVVRAVDGVSFDVPRNTIVGLVGESGSGKTTTGRALLRLFKPTAGRLLFDGQDITHLNEKQMLPWRRRMQIVFQDPYASLNPRMTVAEILGEALDTHKLAQHRRTARIGELLERVGLNADHSRRYPHEFSGGQRQRIGIARALAVEPDFIVADEPVSALDVSVQAQVLNLLQDLQRDLGLTMLFVAHDLAVVDYLCDEVVVMYLGRVMERGPTSEVYARPRHPYTRALLSAAPVPDPRAPRSRILLKGDIPSPINPPSGCVFRTRCPHATDACATIEAQAVEVGPGHFVACTRLDAPELAA; the protein is encoded by the coding sequence ATGACTAGCCCCCAAGCCACCGTGCGGGCCGAAGACCCGCTGGTCCGCATTGAAGATCTGAAAGTCCACTTCCCCACCTCGCAAGCGCGTCATGCGCCCGTCGTGCGCGCGGTGGACGGCGTCAGCTTTGACGTGCCCCGCAACACCATCGTTGGCCTGGTCGGTGAATCCGGCTCGGGCAAGACCACGACGGGACGCGCCTTGCTGCGCCTGTTCAAGCCCACCGCCGGCCGCCTGCTGTTCGACGGCCAGGACATCACGCATCTGAACGAAAAGCAGATGCTGCCGTGGCGCCGCCGCATGCAGATTGTGTTCCAGGACCCCTACGCCAGCCTCAACCCCCGCATGACGGTGGCCGAGATCCTGGGCGAGGCGCTGGACACGCACAAGTTGGCGCAGCACCGCCGCACGGCCCGCATCGGCGAACTGCTTGAGCGCGTGGGCCTAAACGCGGACCACAGCCGGCGCTACCCGCATGAATTTTCGGGCGGCCAGCGCCAGCGCATCGGCATTGCACGCGCCCTGGCGGTTGAGCCCGACTTCATCGTGGCGGACGAACCCGTGTCGGCGCTGGATGTGTCGGTGCAGGCGCAGGTGCTGAACCTGCTGCAAGACCTGCAACGCGACCTGGGCCTGACGATGCTGTTCGTGGCCCATGACCTGGCCGTGGTGGACTACCTGTGCGACGAAGTGGTCGTGATGTACCTGGGCCGTGTCATGGAGCGCGGCCCCACCAGCGAAGTCTACGCACGCCCGCGCCACCCCTATACTCGCGCGCTGCTGTCGGCCGCGCCCGTACCGGATCCGCGTGCGCCGCGTTCGCGTATTCTGCTCAAGGGCGACATCCCCAGCCCGATCAATCCGCCGTCCGGCTGCGTGTTCCGCACACGTTGCCCCCACGCCACCGACGCCTGCGCCACCATCGAGGCGCAAGCGGTGGAAGTGGGTCCGGGCCACTTTGTGGCCTGTACGCGCCTTGACGCCCCCGAGCTGGCAGCCTAG
- the trxB gene encoding thioredoxin-disulfide reductase: MSTPTHAKVLILGSGPAGYTAAVYAARANLSPVLVTGLAQGGQLMTTTDVDNWPADADGVQGPDLMQRFQKHAERFNTEMLFDHIAKVDLSKRPFTLTGDTGKIYTCDALIIATGASAKYLGLPSEEAFMGRGVSGCATCDGFFYRNQDVVVVGGGNTAVEEALYLSNICRKVTLIHRRDKFRAEPILVDKLMSKVENGNMELKLFHTLEEVLGDDSGVTGVRVRHVDTGATEDMPVTGAFIAIGHQPNTEIFQGQLEMKDGYIVTKSGLSGMATMTSVPGVFAAGDVQDHVYRQAITSAGTGCMAALDAQRWLENAGQ; encoded by the coding sequence ATGTCCACGCCCACGCACGCTAAAGTTTTGATACTCGGTTCCGGCCCCGCCGGTTACACGGCGGCCGTCTATGCGGCACGCGCCAACCTGAGCCCCGTCCTGGTGACCGGCCTGGCCCAAGGCGGCCAGTTGATGACCACCACGGACGTCGATAACTGGCCGGCCGACGCGGATGGCGTCCAGGGCCCCGACCTGATGCAGCGTTTCCAGAAGCACGCCGAACGCTTCAACACCGAAATGCTGTTCGACCACATCGCCAAGGTGGATCTGTCCAAGCGTCCCTTCACGCTGACGGGCGACACGGGCAAGATCTACACCTGCGACGCCCTCATCATCGCCACCGGTGCATCGGCCAAATACCTGGGCCTGCCCTCTGAAGAGGCCTTCATGGGCCGCGGCGTGTCCGGCTGCGCCACCTGCGACGGCTTTTTCTACCGCAACCAGGACGTGGTCGTGGTGGGCGGCGGCAACACCGCCGTCGAAGAAGCCCTGTACCTGTCCAACATCTGCCGCAAGGTCACTCTGATCCATCGCCGCGACAAGTTCCGCGCCGAACCCATCCTGGTCGACAAGCTGATGTCCAAGGTCGAGAACGGCAACATGGAACTGAAGCTGTTCCACACCCTGGAAGAAGTGCTGGGTGACGACAGCGGTGTAACTGGCGTGCGCGTACGCCACGTGGACACTGGCGCCACCGAAGACATGCCCGTCACGGGCGCCTTCATCGCCATCGGCCATCAGCCCAACACCGAAATCTTCCAGGGCCAACTGGAAATGAAAGACGGCTACATCGTCACCAAGAGCGGCTTGTCCGGCATGGCCACGATGACGTCCGTTCCGGGCGTGTTCGCCGCTGGCGACGTGCAGGACCACGTCTACCGCCAAGCCATCACCAGCGCCGGCACGGGCTGCATGGCCGCCCTGGACGCGCAACGGTGGTTGGAGAATGCGGGGCAGTAA
- a CDS encoding N-acyl-D-amino-acid deacylase family protein, with protein sequence MYDTLIGNVRVLDGTGGPEYRASVALADGRIKAIGALPGAQARQIIDGTDLALAPGFIDVHTHDDTNVIRTPGMLPKLSQGVTTVVVGNCGISASPVSLRAEPPDPMNLLGSREDFAYPSFSDYTRAIEAARPAVNVAALVGHTALRSNHMDRLDRVATRDEVLAMREQLREALAHGAIGLSTGLAYASAIEADTDEVKLLAEALDEFGALYTTHLRSEFAAILDAMQEAFDIAQHARVPVVVSHLKCAGAGNWGRTKEVLFALENAGRMQHVGCDCYPYSASSSTLDLKQVTDEFDIDITWSVPHPEQARRKLADIAADWGVSLMDAARRLQPAGAVYHNMHEDDVRRVLSHPLTMVGSDGLPNDPMPHPRLWGAFPRVLGHYSRDVGLLPLIQAVHKMTGLSAARFGLADRGLVREGYHADLVLFNPDTVIDRATFAAPVQTAAGIEAVWVNGALSYRHGQPTGERAGRWLPRNGDLRASFAAASPYSSASTQI encoded by the coding sequence ATGTACGACACCCTTATCGGCAACGTCCGTGTCCTGGACGGCACGGGCGGCCCCGAATACCGCGCCAGCGTTGCCCTGGCCGATGGCCGCATCAAAGCCATTGGCGCCCTGCCCGGCGCGCAAGCCCGCCAGATCATCGACGGCACCGACCTGGCCCTGGCCCCCGGATTTATCGACGTGCATACGCACGACGACACCAACGTCATCCGCACGCCGGGCATGCTGCCCAAGCTGTCGCAGGGCGTGACGACCGTGGTGGTGGGCAACTGCGGCATCAGCGCGTCGCCCGTGTCGCTGCGCGCCGAACCGCCAGACCCGATGAACCTGCTGGGTAGCCGCGAGGACTTTGCCTACCCCAGCTTTAGCGACTACACGCGCGCCATCGAAGCGGCCCGGCCCGCGGTCAACGTGGCCGCGCTGGTGGGCCACACCGCGCTGCGCAGCAATCACATGGACCGCCTGGACCGGGTCGCCACCCGCGACGAAGTGCTGGCCATGCGCGAGCAACTGCGCGAGGCGCTGGCACATGGCGCCATCGGCCTGAGCACGGGCCTGGCCTACGCCTCCGCCATCGAGGCGGACACGGACGAGGTCAAGCTGCTGGCCGAGGCGTTGGACGAATTCGGCGCGCTGTACACAACGCATCTGCGTTCTGAATTCGCGGCCATTCTTGACGCCATGCAGGAAGCCTTCGACATCGCCCAGCACGCCCGCGTGCCGGTGGTGGTGTCGCACCTGAAATGCGCGGGCGCGGGCAACTGGGGCCGAACGAAGGAAGTGCTGTTTGCGCTGGAGAACGCCGGCCGCATGCAGCATGTGGGCTGCGACTGCTATCCCTATTCGGCCAGCTCGTCCACGCTGGACTTGAAGCAGGTCACCGACGAGTTCGATATCGACATTACGTGGTCGGTGCCGCATCCCGAGCAAGCCCGCCGCAAGCTGGCCGACATTGCGGCCGACTGGGGCGTGTCCTTGATGGATGCCGCGCGCCGCCTGCAACCGGCCGGCGCCGTCTATCACAACATGCACGAGGACGACGTGCGCCGCGTGCTGTCGCACCCACTGACGATGGTGGGCTCGGACGGCCTGCCCAACGACCCGATGCCGCATCCGCGCTTGTGGGGCGCCTTCCCGCGTGTGCTGGGCCACTACAGCCGCGACGTGGGCTTGTTACCGCTGATCCAGGCCGTGCACAAGATGACGGGCCTGTCCGCCGCGCGCTTCGGCCTGGCTGATCGCGGGCTGGTGCGCGAGGGCTATCACGCCGATTTGGTGCTGTTCAACCCGGACACCGTCATCGACCGCGCTACGTTCGCCGCCCCTGTGCAAACCGCCGCGGGCATCGAGGCCGTGTGGGTCAACGGCGCGCTGTCCTATCGGCACGGGCAACCCACGGGCGAGCGCGCCGGCCGCTGGCTGCCACGCAACGGCGATTTGCGCGCCAGTTTTGCCGCCGCATCGCCCTATTCTTCCGCATCCACCCAAATTTAA
- the lolA gene encoding outer membrane lipoprotein chaperone LolA, which produces MKTFRRLAVVAALSLAPALSFAASAQEQLKSFVTTVTSATGSFSQYTVNNQGRTQPAQTGVFSFQRPGKFKWAVQKPYEQLVVSDGRVLFQFDPDLAQVTERKVDAAIGTSPAAILFGSGSLEQSFDVSALPSKDGVDWLRAKPRTADAGFSRVDIGMKDNLPVRVELLDSFGQTTRVDLSAINANPTLPAKEFQFTAPKGVDVVKM; this is translated from the coding sequence ATGAAAACGTTTCGCCGCCTGGCCGTTGTCGCTGCCCTGAGCCTGGCGCCCGCGCTGTCGTTTGCCGCCAGCGCGCAAGAGCAGTTGAAGTCGTTCGTGACCACGGTCACGTCGGCCACGGGTTCGTTCTCGCAGTACACGGTGAACAACCAGGGCCGCACGCAGCCCGCGCAAACCGGTGTGTTCTCGTTCCAGCGTCCGGGCAAATTCAAGTGGGCGGTGCAGAAGCCCTATGAACAACTGGTGGTGTCCGACGGCCGCGTGCTGTTCCAGTTCGACCCCGACCTGGCGCAAGTCACCGAACGCAAGGTCGACGCCGCCATCGGCACGTCGCCCGCCGCGATCCTGTTCGGTTCGGGTTCGCTTGAGCAGTCGTTCGATGTGTCGGCCTTGCCGTCCAAGGACGGCGTAGACTGGCTGCGCGCCAAGCCCCGCACGGCAGATGCCGGCTTTTCACGCGTGGATATCGGCATGAAGGACAACTTGCCCGTGCGCGTGGAATTGTTGGATTCGTTCGGCCAAACCACGCGCGTTGACCTATCGGCGATTAACGCCAACCCCACGCTACCCGCCAAGGAATTCCAGTTCACGGCGCCCAAAGGCGTGGACGTCGTGAAAATGTAG
- a CDS encoding Smr/MutS family protein yields MRGSKVGLADLKRLKKDLQAEREREALAKRVAVLKKPETAPMDDMAAFQRTMKSVTPIKQAARVEHKPAAEPAPALRRANALGETPSRADIGVSDGGEITHLLSEGGTAFVRSDAAPDTARNLRRGQWRAGAELDLHGLRVEQARHALLSFLDECQDHGIRCVRIVHGKGYGSEGLEPVLKDKARTWLVQKNEVLAFSEAPEREGGAGALLVLLRQSEGQRK; encoded by the coding sequence ATGCGGGGCAGTAAGGTCGGCCTGGCCGACCTGAAACGCCTGAAGAAAGACCTGCAAGCCGAGCGCGAACGCGAAGCGCTCGCCAAGCGGGTGGCCGTGCTGAAGAAGCCTGAAACCGCCCCCATGGACGACATGGCGGCGTTTCAGCGCACCATGAAGTCGGTCACGCCGATCAAGCAGGCCGCCCGGGTGGAACACAAGCCCGCGGCGGAGCCCGCGCCCGCGCTGCGCCGGGCCAACGCGCTGGGCGAAACGCCGTCACGCGCCGATATCGGCGTGTCAGATGGCGGCGAAATCACGCATCTGCTTTCCGAAGGCGGCACCGCTTTCGTGCGCAGCGACGCGGCGCCGGATACCGCGCGCAATCTGCGGCGCGGCCAATGGCGCGCGGGCGCCGAACTGGACCTGCACGGCTTGCGCGTGGAACAGGCGCGCCACGCGCTGCTGTCGTTCCTGGATGAATGCCAGGATCACGGCATCCGCTGCGTGCGTATCGTGCACGGCAAGGGCTATGGCTCTGAAGGCCTGGAACCGGTGTTGAAAGACAAGGCGCGCACCTGGCTGGTGCAGAAGAACGAGGTACTGGCGTTTTCCGAAGCGCCCGAACGCGAAGGCGGCGCGGGCGCGCTGCTGGTGCTGCTGCGGCAATCCGAAGGACAGCGCAAATGA
- a CDS encoding DNA translocase FtsK yields the protein MPRISTASPRASRNTRNGPSPLQTRISALLREARWILFAALAAWLTLVLATWSASDPGWSHSVPGDVVRNHGGRLGAYLADILLYLFGFSAWWWVILLLHRVRAGYRRLASQLKVTNSKQPEVLPRVHWEEGIGFFLLLIGSLGMEALRLASHGTHLPGASESASGAGGVIGHMLADLISRSIGFTGSTLAFLVMLAIGLSLFFSFSWLAVAERVGAWLEGLVRRVRDSYAAREDRKVGQVAKAVRTEQVVAKQEKLVHEQPVRIEPAITVVPKSERVEKEKQQSLFFAPSGGAEGDLPAISLLDPPLTNQETVSAETIEFTSRLIEKKLADFGVSVTVVAAQAGPVITRYEIEPATGVKGSQIVNLAKDLARALSLVSIRVVETIPGKNLMGLELPNPRRQMVRLSEILGSQTYHASHSVVTMALGKDIAGNPVVADLAKMPHLLVAGTTGSGKSVGINAMILSLLYKADASHTRLILIDPKMLEMSVYEGIPHLLAPVVTDMRQAANALNWCVGEMEKRYRLMSKMGVRNLAGYNTKIRDAIKREEPIPNPFSLTPDQPEPLAPLPTIVVVIDELADLMMVVGKKIEELIARLAQKARAAGIHLILATQRPSVDVITGLIKANIPTRIAFQVSSKIDSRTILDQMGAETLLGQGDMLYMPPGTGLPVRVHGAFCSDDEVHRVVENLKAQGEPNYIEGLLEGGVEGDNGEGASSVTGIGGDAESDPMYDQACEVVLKHRRASISLVQRHLRIGYNRAARLLEQMEQSGMVSAMQSNGNREILVPAAAAAREEA from the coding sequence ATGCCGCGTATCTCGACTGCTTCCCCGCGCGCCTCGCGCAACACCCGCAACGGTCCTTCGCCGCTACAAACGCGTATCTCCGCGTTGCTGCGCGAAGCCCGCTGGATCCTATTTGCCGCCCTGGCGGCCTGGCTCACCCTGGTGCTGGCCACCTGGAGCGCGTCCGACCCAGGCTGGTCGCATTCGGTGCCCGGCGACGTCGTGCGCAACCATGGCGGCCGGTTGGGCGCCTATTTGGCGGACATCCTGCTTTATCTGTTTGGTTTTTCCGCCTGGTGGTGGGTCATCCTGCTGCTGCACCGGGTTCGGGCGGGCTATCGTCGCCTGGCCAGCCAGCTTAAGGTAACTAATAGTAAGCAGCCGGAAGTGCTGCCGCGTGTCCATTGGGAAGAGGGCATCGGCTTTTTCCTGCTGCTGATAGGGTCGTTGGGCATGGAAGCCCTGCGCCTGGCCAGCCACGGCACGCATCTGCCCGGCGCGTCTGAAAGCGCTAGCGGCGCGGGCGGCGTCATCGGCCACATGCTGGCCGATCTGATCAGCCGCAGCATCGGCTTCACCGGCAGCACGCTGGCCTTCCTGGTCATGCTGGCCATCGGCCTTAGCCTGTTCTTTTCGTTCTCGTGGTTGGCCGTGGCCGAGCGCGTGGGCGCGTGGCTGGAAGGCCTGGTGCGCCGCGTTCGCGATTCCTACGCCGCGCGCGAAGACCGCAAGGTGGGTCAGGTGGCCAAGGCCGTGCGTACGGAACAGGTCGTGGCCAAGCAGGAAAAGCTGGTGCACGAGCAGCCGGTGCGGATCGAACCCGCCATTACCGTCGTGCCCAAGTCCGAACGCGTGGAAAAGGAAAAGCAGCAGTCGCTGTTCTTTGCGCCTTCCGGTGGGGCCGAGGGCGATCTTCCCGCCATCAGCCTGCTGGACCCGCCGCTGACCAACCAGGAAACCGTCTCTGCCGAGACCATCGAATTCACGTCGCGCCTGATTGAAAAGAAGCTGGCCGACTTCGGCGTGTCCGTCACCGTGGTGGCGGCCCAGGCCGGCCCGGTCATCACGCGCTATGAAATCGAACCGGCCACCGGGGTCAAGGGTAGCCAGATCGTGAACCTGGCCAAGGACCTGGCGCGCGCGCTAAGCCTGGTCAGCATCCGGGTGGTGGAAACCATTCCGGGCAAGAACCTGATGGGCCTTGAACTGCCCAACCCGCGCCGCCAGATGGTGCGCCTGTCCGAGATCCTGGGGTCGCAGACCTATCACGCCAGCCATTCGGTGGTGACCATGGCGCTGGGCAAGGACATCGCCGGCAACCCCGTGGTGGCTGACTTGGCCAAGATGCCCCACCTGCTGGTGGCCGGTACCACCGGTTCAGGTAAGTCGGTGGGGATCAACGCCATGATCCTGTCGTTGCTCTACAAGGCCGATGCGTCGCATACCCGCTTGATCCTGATCGACCCGAAGATGCTTGAAATGAGCGTCTACGAAGGGATTCCGCACCTGCTGGCGCCGGTTGTCACCGACATGCGCCAGGCCGCCAACGCGCTGAACTGGTGCGTGGGCGAAATGGAAAAGCGCTATCGCCTGATGAGCAAGATGGGCGTGCGCAACCTGGCGGGCTACAACACCAAGATCCGCGACGCCATCAAGCGCGAGGAGCCCATCCCCAATCCGTTCTCGCTGACGCCCGACCAGCCCGAACCGCTGGCGCCGTTGCCCACCATCGTGGTGGTCATCGACGAGTTGGCTGACCTGATGATGGTGGTGGGCAAGAAGATCGAAGAACTGATCGCCCGCCTGGCGCAGAAGGCGCGCGCCGCCGGCATTCATTTGATCTTGGCCACGCAACGCCCCAGCGTGGATGTCATTACCGGCCTGATCAAGGCCAACATCCCGACGCGTATCGCGTTCCAGGTGTCGTCCAAGATTGATTCCCGCACCATTCTTGACCAGATGGGCGCCGAAACCCTGCTGGGCCAGGGCGACATGCTCTACATGCCGCCGGGCACCGGGCTGCCGGTGCGCGTGCACGGCGCGTTCTGCAGCGATGACGAAGTGCACCGCGTGGTGGAAAACCTGAAGGCGCAGGGCGAGCCGAATTACATCGAAGGGCTGCTGGAAGGCGGCGTCGAGGGCGACAACGGCGAAGGCGCCAGCAGCGTCACCGGCATCGGTGGCGACGCGGAGTCCGACCCGATGTACGACCAGGCCTGCGAAGTGGTGCTCAAGCACCGCCGCGCGTCGATTTCGCTGGTGCAGCGCCACTTGCGCATTGGTTACAACCGCGCGGCTCGCTTACTTGAGCAGATGGAGCAATCGGGTATGGTGTCGGCGATGCAGTCCAATGGCAACCGCGAGATCCTGGTCCCCGCCGCTGCCGCTGCCCGAGAGGAAGCATGA
- a CDS encoding DMT family transporter translates to MKWLYLGVAIIAEIFATSALKGSEGFTRLMPSLITVFGYLISFYFLSLTLREIPVGIAYAIWSGVGIVLISIVGAVLFKQHLDTPALIGIGLIIAGVVVMNVFSKSVSH, encoded by the coding sequence ATGAAATGGCTATACCTGGGCGTGGCGATCATCGCCGAGATCTTCGCCACCAGCGCGTTGAAGGGCTCCGAAGGCTTCACCCGCCTGATGCCGTCCCTCATCACCGTGTTCGGCTATCTGATCTCGTTCTACTTCCTGTCGCTGACGCTTCGTGAAATTCCGGTCGGCATCGCCTACGCCATCTGGTCTGGTGTGGGCATCGTGCTGATCTCCATCGTGGGCGCCGTGCTGTTCAAGCAGCATCTGGACACGCCCGCGCTGATCGGCATCGGCCTCATCATCGCGGGCGTGGTGGTGATGAACGTGTTTTCGAAATCGGTCTCGCATTGA